The following is a genomic window from Verrucomicrobiota bacterium.
CCGTTCACCCGATGGGTGTGACGCACGGAGGAGGCAAGCCCCGCCTTGGCGGGGCGGCTGGGAGTAGCCACGGGTGCGAACCCGTGGGGCGGAACGCAACAAGAAACGCCCCGAGCCCCTTGAGGGGCGACTGAGATTCCTCGTCGAGGGTCTGGACCTCAATCGCCCCTCAAGGGACTCGGAACGTCGCGTGATACGCCGGTCCACGCGCTCTCGCACGTGGCTACTGCCAGACGCTCCTGACGGAGCTTCCAGGCTTCACCTGAGGACTGCTGCTCGCCGATCTGGGATCCAAAGGCGTTCTTGACCCGGCCTGCATGGCTCTGTACGCTCGGCGTTGACCCGCGCAACCGGAACCCATCGCGACAGAGACTGGTGCGGAGACGCATCGCCCTAAGCCATGGACGCGGAATCCCACAAGAGATTTCTGAGCGAGCTCGAGCGCGAGCCGTGGCAGAAGCCAGCCGCGTCGTTGCCGTCCGAAGGTTGGGACGTGCTCGTCGTCGGCGCCGGGCCGGCAGGCTCGACGGCGGCCATTCACCTCGCCGCGCACGGCCACCGCGTCCTGCTCATTGATGAAAAGCGTTTCCCGCGCGAGAAGGTGTGCGGGGGCGCGCTGACAGCCAACGCGCTCCGGTGCCTCGATCGGATCGGGCTGGCCAACACCGTGCGCGGGCTCGGCTGCGAGCTCGGTGAGCTGTCGCTGATCAGCCGCTCAGGCGTCGAGGTCAGGCTCGACGGCGGCTTTGTGACCGTCGAGCGCTGCGTGCTCGATGCGCTCCTTGCACGCCGTGCTGTGGCGTCGGGCGCCGTGTTTGCACGGGGGCGGATCGAAAGCGTCCGCATCGAGTCAGACGGCTCAGTTACGTACACAACCTCGCCGCCGGGCGCGCCGCTGCGGGCGCGCGTCGGCATCCTCGCCACGGGCGCGCACGTGCGCCTGGCGCGCGACCTCGGCTTGGTGACCCACAGTAGACCAAGCGGCCTGGCCATGCGCTGCATCGTGCAGTCGTCGCGGCACTTCGAGCGTCACGTGATCTGTTGCGACGCGTCGGTCCTGCGCCCAACAAAGCGATCGCGCGTGCCAGGATTCGCCTGGATTTTTCCGCTCGGTAACGATCTGTACAGCATCGGATGCGGCCGCCTTCGCAACGGAGGCACGGCTGCCGGAGCGACGCTGCGTGAGTGCTTCGACCACTTCGTCGAGCGTTTCGGCCCGGCACGCGAGCTCGTCGAGAACGGCGCTTTCGTGTCGCCCCCGCGGTCGGGCGCCCTTCGCTCGGGCCTGAGGGGCACGCACCCGGTCGGGGATGGCCGCCTGCTCCTCATCGGCGAGACGATCGGCTCGACACTGCCGTTCACGGGCGCGGGCATCGGCACAGCGATGGAGACAGCCGAGATCGCGGCGGCCGTGGTCAGCAGCGCGCTCGAGGCTGAGGAGATGAGCCTGTTGAGGACGTACCCGGTGCGCCTCGAACGACGCCTCCGCATTCGTTACGCAGGATACCGCTGTTTCGAGGCGCTGTTCGCGAATGGTGCGTTCAACGACGTTGCCGTGAGACTGGCTCGCGCATCTCGCATCGCGCGCCGGCTCCTCATGGATCTTGTTATGGCAGGACGCACTGAGCGTTGCCGGCGCTCGCGGCGCCTTACGGCATGCTGACGCGATAGAAGCGCTGCGCGACGTCGCCCGGGGCGAGGCCGCCCATCTCAGGATCAACGCCCTTGTCGGTCCACGTGAAGGTGCCGTCGCCGTTCTCAACCAGGTCGCCGAGCGCCGCGCCGTTCACCGCGTTCCAGACGCGTGCGCCGCCGGGCTGGTCGTTCGTCCACTCGATCGTGTAGGTCCAGCCGGCCGAGGAAGTCACATCGAGCCAGCGTGCATCGGCATCCGACGTCGAGACGGCGGTAACGGTTGGCGCCTCCGGCACGTCGGCCGCGCCGCTGATGATAACGCTGAAGGACTGCGAGCCGTTGGTGAGCGTGCCCTTGTGCGAGACCTGGACGGTGTACGTGCCGGGCGTGGACGGCGACGCAATGTACACCTGCTCGACGACGTCGAGCACGTTGTCGCCCGCCGTCGCGTTGGCCAACGGACTCGACGGATCGAGCACGTACGGCTGAAAAGTCGCCGCGCCGCCGGGGGCGATGACGCGCAGGTCGAGGTCGTTGATGAGGCGCACGGCCGGATTGTCCAGCCCCGTTACCGGCGACGCCGGCGGATCGGTCCAGCAGATCGTGACCCTGATCGGGCTCGCACTCTCCCATCGGAACGGGTAGGTCTTGAGCGGTTGGCTCGTCGTGAGCGCATCCTCGATTATCCGGTTCGAGGCCGGAGCGTCGTGGTGGGTCAGCATGAGGTCGGCGGCGGCCTTCGTGTTCATCAGGCCCCAGCCGTACGAGTAGTCCGGCCCGGTCCGGCCCCGGTCGTCGGCCGTGTGGATGATGAGTGCCTTGATCGTGCTCGCGCGCATGTATTGCCCTGGGAAAAGCTCGCCGTAGTACTCGGTCAGCAGCGCGGCCGACCCCATCGCGTTCGGCGTCGCCATGCTCGTGCCCGAGTAGTTGGCATAGCTGGTGTTGCTCGTGGCAATGCACGAGTAGAGGACCGCGCCGTTGGCGACAATGTCCGGCTTGATCCGGCCGTCATCGGTCGGGCCCCAACTGCTGAACGACGCTATCGTCGCGTTGGCCACCGAGCGGACGCCGCCCGAGACAGCGTCATTGACCGCGCCCACAACCATGCCGTTCTTGGCCGTGCTCACCGACGGGATCGTGTCGAAGCCGCCGTTATCCCACCCGTCGTCATAGGGGTCCGTGTCAGGATCGTAGACCCTCGTCCGCCACCGGCGGTTGTAGTAGTAGAAGCGGGTCCCGGCCGGCGGCGCGTTGTCGCCGCGGTCGTTGCTCGCAGCCATAAACGGCAAGTAGTAGGGCGCGCTGTAGCAGACGTCGTCCCATTCCTGCGCGTAGGAGTCGTACTGGCCGAAGTAGTCGGATTCGCGGGCGCCCCAGGTCCCGTACCACCAGTAGTCGGCCCCGTCCCAGAACCAGCCGGCGATGTACGAGTACGAGTGGTTCGAGAGCTGGATCGTGTTCGGCTCGCCCGAAAATGACATCGCGCGCGAGGCCATCTCGCCGGCGTCGTTGGTCCACTCGTAGGAGTCAATATGTA
Proteins encoded in this region:
- a CDS encoding NAD(P)/FAD-dependent oxidoreductase, with protein sequence MDAESHKRFLSELEREPWQKPAASLPSEGWDVLVVGAGPAGSTAAIHLAAHGHRVLLIDEKRFPREKVCGGALTANALRCLDRIGLANTVRGLGCELGELSLISRSGVEVRLDGGFVTVERCVLDALLARRAVASGAVFARGRIESVRIESDGSVTYTTSPPGAPLRARVGILATGAHVRLARDLGLVTHSRPSGLAMRCIVQSSRHFERHVICCDASVLRPTKRSRVPGFAWIFPLGNDLYSIGCGRLRNGGTAAGATLRECFDHFVERFGPARELVENGAFVSPPRSGALRSGLRGTHPVGDGRLLLIGETIGSTLPFTGAGIGTAMETAEIAAAVVSSALEAEEMSLLRTYPVRLERRLRIRYAGYRCFEALFANGAFNDVAVRLARASRIARRLLMDLVMAGRTERCRRSRRLTAC
- a CDS encoding S8 family serine peptidase, whose translation is MKCMPFLKRSLLAVIAAMLFCCAGAYGAESPGARFEDPEQRARAVARLTDESRRAKAGAWAEAMREGWAPKGKVDGRVFELMAIRNGLPYVYVTTNVNAAISTAADLVRNAAPYNLNGAGLTIGLWDGGAARSTHQELTGRVTIKDGAAADDHATHVAGTIGASGVNASALGMAPSVHIDSYEWTNDAGEMASRAMSFSGEPNTIQLSNHSYSYIAGWFWDGADYWWYGTWGARESDYFGQYDSYAQEWDDVCYSAPYYLPFMAASNDRGDNAPPAGTRFYYYNRRWRTRVYDPDTDPYDDGWDNGGFDTIPSVSTAKNGMVVGAVNDAVSGGVRSVANATIASFSSWGPTDDGRIKPDIVANGAVLYSCIATSNTSYANYSGTSMATPNAMGSAALLTEYYGELFPGQYMRASTIKALIIHTADDRGRTGPDYSYGWGLMNTKAAADLMLTHHDAPASNRIIEDALTTSQPLKTYPFRWESASPIRVTICWTDPPASPVTGLDNPAVRLINDLDLRVIAPGGAATFQPYVLDPSSPLANATAGDNVLDVVEQVYIASPSTPGTYTVQVSHKGTLTNGSQSFSVIISGAADVPEAPTVTAVSTSDADARWLDVTSSAGWTYTIEWTNDQPGGARVWNAVNGAALGDLVENGDGTFTWTDKGVDPEMGGLAPGDVAQRFYRVSMP